accaaatcatTCTGGTTGTAAAAATCTTCAACAGAATGATTTGAAATAGactttagtttggtttgaatcggtttcggttcaattgatttggtttggttcgttTGATTCGTTTGATTCGGCTTTTTTGCCCACCTTTAATAATTCCCAATACAAAAGGAGTTTGAACTAGAATACAGCCAAGAATAAAGAccattcaaaatattaaaaaaaaaaacaaagatacTTACAAAAGTCAAATGGGAAAATACCAGTGTCACTTCTGAGATATTCATTGGTccaatacaaaatacaaaaataaaatctttaactaatacaaaaaaaaattgtcgatagaaaaaaatcaaatttataattaaaacaacAATATCTTTAAAACTAGTAAAAATTTATCAGTTCTTAAATATTAATCCTTTTACATTTTTTCCTACAAAATCATCAATCAAACTTTTATAATCAAGGCTTTGATCGTATCTGTTATAACATAGAAGACATGAATTACGTTAAAtcattatattactttaaatcCACTCGTATTAAACAACACAAAAGGTATATAAAACTGACTTTTACTTAGAGATGGCCCATCACATTCTTAACTTATCAAACACATCAACACAAAACATATTATATGTTAACAAATAACATTGAAAAGTagccttaattttttttttttaataaacaataGGTCCCATACGAATGTATCGCATGTACGGGGTCAAACCCGAGCCTGGGAAATACGTACGCATGTTCTGAAAGGTGATAAACGCCCCGGTTTCTAAACCTATACcatttagattttctttttttacgtGTTTACGCAACATGTACAACTCTCACGTAGAGTAATCGAGCTCACCTGTCGCCGACGGACATACGTACGGGTCACTTGTTGAGGTTAGTCGATATTGACGCGGTTCTGATTAAAACATAAAAGGAGTGACGTGTAAATAACTATTAGCTCGAACTAACAAGGGTGTGTAATAACCTGGATAGAAATCCCGGGACTGGTGGGTTTAATCTCTCAGCTTCCAGGTTTGTTCAATCTCCGCATAGAAATAAGAATGGATCTAACTGGGTCTAGACTTGGATATCCTGATCAAATCAAAccagatagatgatatggttcTAACTAGGGACGAGGAAGCGGAAGTAGATAAGCTTGTGGATGagtttggtgatataggtatgGATGAGACTATGTTGCAAAATAACGATCTCTTGGTCGATGAGCCATGTTACGACGCCGTGATCATAGACGTTATTTCCCAACTCTCTCCAATAAATGCTGCGAAAAAAGCAATACAAAATAGGTGGTTGATACGATACGAAAATACGAAATAGGTTAAACCCACTAGTCATGTGTTTAGCGACAGCCGACTTGGAAATCAATTATCTAGGGATTTTGGATTTGTCTAGCGGAATGCCCTTGTTTAGGTGGTTGATGTGAAGCTAGTCATATAATATTTGAATCTAGATAAGCTTTTGGTGGAAGTCGGGTCTTTAATCAACATTGTATCCGGTTCATCgggttttaaaaatttataatatttctatttaaaaaaaaatacacaagaGAACTATTATCATGAGATATTTTACCCCCAAAAAAGACCTATGTATTAATTATCAtgacatttataaatatacaaaatatccGTCTTATACATTCATAGAAAATTGCAACAAAAGTTTTTATCTATAATCACGATGAAAGGTCGATCAAATGGTCACTTAAACGTCTTCCTTATCATGTATGGTCGTCTTCTTCGGTCTCTCGTTCTTCTAAAATGGTCTCAAGAACCGGACAAGTTGATGGCTTCTCAGGAAAAATCATCTGCGGAGGAGCTGCTTCCATCCACCATGCTACATCCATCTTCACCACCGTCAAATTTTGATCGCACCGAATCTCAAAGAAACACATATTCAAGAGACAGCTTTGAAGCTGCAGAATTAATTCAAATACTACGTTTTAGGTTGAACAAGTGTACTGGTTGAAGGACATACATATATAGAGAAAGAGTGAATGATTGGTTGATTTGAAAGATGGATAAATGGACCATCCATAGTGAACGATGTTGTTTGTTGACGACTTGGTCTTGTTTGCTATAATTACAAAACGATGAAACCAACAAGAATATTCTAGAACCTCTAATCTTTTTTTGTCTTGCATGAAAGACACGCGTGTATCTTTACGTTCCTACACTTTTCTTTCAAATGTTCAAGATATTTTTGTATGCGTCGTATGTCGCTTTTGTGCTGTTACAACTTGCATCACCCAAGCTTATGCGTCGTATGTCGTTTTTCTAATCACTATTTTAGCTTTAATGTATGAAATATGATTTAAGCGTTTCAAGTACTGAAGACacttttaagcaaaaaaaaaaaaagtactgaagacactttatcaaaaaaaaaaaaagtactgaAGACAATTATTTAGGCACACAGTAGAGTGTCATGGGCTCGTTTATACTTTTATTGTTGGGGGTTCACGGTATTAGAAACCCATGAGATAAAATGCTTAGTATTATGAGAATTGACTGAGGCCAAGAGTCCAGAGATGCATTTTAATCACTCTAGGGAAAGTGGCTTATTCTCGGCGCTAATTCAAAAGTTCCTCCTCACATAACGTGggtttatttacatttttaagaGTAAAGTTTCGTcttgtattttttcttttgcttgcATCTTTTTCAAAGCAAAAACAATTACTTAGACGTACTACATATGCATAacaatttgataaaaaaaaaagatagctCTCGAAATTAAGACGAGAACTCTGAAAAATAGAAAGGAACTATACAATGTTAgtgtttatcaaaaaaaaaaaaaactatacaatGTTAGTGATAACGTACGTATGTATGTAAAACATCTTCTTCAAATATGGGCTTGCATCGTTTATGCCACTTGGAAAGTTAATCAAATGTTATATAGCTAAAGTTATattagcaatatatatatattatataaatatagagtgcctaactttttaatattttgattgattGAAATATTAGTCAATGACCTGAAAAGATTGGATAAGATAAGGATATGTAAAAAATTGCTATCAgtccttttgtttttgttccttAAACATGTAGAATATTTTTCTTGATTTGCCTTAGAGAGAGGACACTTGTATATATTGAAGAAGGGTTGAATAGATATATGTAAGATCataaatttctatattattacatgtaaatctgGTCCCAGTCACCAATAGCAACTGCTTCATGAAACTTGGCTTAATCTCACCTTCCTCCTTCACAATACCGCTCTGCCATAATTGCCGGCGAAGAATGGTTCGAATACGTCGCGGCTTGATTAGCTGGACTCTCGGGTGGATGTGGTTGAACAGGAGTTGTTTCCGTCGCCTGAGGAACATTGCTTTTCTTTCGTTCTCCGCAGCAGCAGATATTCCCCATGACTGAGTGATCTAAAACTCAAAAAGGGTGTGTCGTTCTGTTAGGCTTTTATAGTAGTTGTGTTGTGTGGTTGGTGGAAGACTTTGTTTAAAATTGAACTTGGGCGCGATTACGTATAAGTCAAAGTCAAtgtttccttcttcttttttctttgatacTGGAATTTTGTAATGTTTTTGATTATAGAAAAGTATCCTACCACTTATACCGCTAATATTTCCTTCGGAATTTTAGACAGGATAAGAAGATCTTAAATCTTGGATTAGTACCACATAAAAGATTGATAATCTTCAATGCAAAATGAATTCggattataacaaaaatatgcaAAGTggtaaaaacaaataaatacaaaagTCACGAGGTAAATGAGTACAGTGATTTCGGGAGTGGGCTGCACGACGCGCTGACATATGACTCTTAGGTTTTACGAGGCctgattggtagagcattagcattagaATAGCATTACGCTTTACATTAtccaatcaatatttatttaaaaagcatttagaaaagcatttactaaatactaatgctctccaaatgctctcTGGCAAATGCTCTCATATAAAACATTTGGAAGAGAATTTGcatttacaaattaaaaatttttaaaaataaatataattagttcatttatttgatttaataatatcataaaattatttttatatccagaaaattaaattttgatttctaaaataaatttacaatagaGAAGTAAAAacctgagatttttttttaaaatagtatttaacatttaaaatataatttatttatataaattatattatattttaaatgcgaaatatattttttaaatttatattttaattgtaaattttattttttttaaataaattttctatataaacataattttagaaattagaaataaaataaattaattatatcttttatatattaatatataaataatatatatatataatgacaatttttttaataattttcaaattatttatatccaaaaataaattttattttatttatttttttaataatattcaaaattattttatatccatgaataatttttttttttaaatacatttttaaaatacatttattttttaaataataatatttcacatttattatttagtttaatttatgttattaattaagattcattatttttagtaaaatatattataatttaatatatatatatattaatttaatatatatatatatattataatttaatatatattatataataacttttataaaaaaaataaaattgtatactgctactgctctaccaatcatcttattaaaagtttaaatgagagcatacagcttctgcagcatacagcttctgcagcatactgcttctacagcatactgctactgcttcttAATCAGCTGTACCAATCGAggtctccattttttttttttaactctaagACCATCTTCAAACATATCtctatacttatttatataattttatctaaaatagagagattatattataaagttaaatttactttaatatgttttataatataatttctctatttatagcaaaaatatagaaaactatTATTTTCATCTCTATAAATATAGAAGCAAGAATAGAAtccatctatttttttttagaatagaaaaaaattattttaaaaatatacatagaaGCAAAACCATATTTAATagaattttctatttatataaaaaatgtacaTTAGAGATGCTTAAGAAGCACCAACAGTGGATCAATTCTTAAAATGAATCTATAgcatttattatattattatttccattctatatatttttatatttattttagtgggGTGTTATTAACGGAAGGAGACGCATGGCACATTATTCTCTCGAGACTGAGAGCACTAAACATTGGAAGTTCTCCAAGGTTTTATCTGCGGAGGAGCTGCTTCCATCCACCATGCTACATCCATCTTCACCACCGTCAAATTTTGATCGCACCGAATCTCAAAGAAACACATATTCGAGAGATAGATTTGAAGCTGCAGAATTAATTCAAATACCACGTTTTAGGTTGAATAAGTGTTATTGTTAAAGGGCATACAtatatagagaaagagagaatgaTTGGTTGATTTGAAAAGCTGGACAAATGGACGATCCATAGTGAACGATGTTGTTTGTTGACGACTTGGTCTTGTTTGCTATGATTACTAAACGATGAAACCAACAAGAATATTCTAGAACCTCTAATTCTTTTTTGTCTTTGCTTGAGTTTTTGGTACTGCATGAGAGACACGCGTGTATCTTTTCGTTCCTACACTTTTCTTTCCAGTGTTAAAGATATTTATTTCTGCGTTGTATGTCGCTTTTGTGCAGTTACATCACCCAAGCTTATGCGTCGTATGCCATTTTTCTAATAACTATTTCAGCTTTAACGTATGATTAAGCGTTTTCAAGTGCTGTAGACAATTAGTTAGGCACACAGTAGAGGATCATGGGCTCGTTTATACTTTTATTCTTGTGGGTTCACGATATTAGAAACCCATGAGATATAAAATGCTTAGTATTATGAGAATTAACTGAGGCCCAGAGTCCAGAGATGCATTTTAATCACTCTAGGCAGAGTGGCTTGTTGCTTGCATCTTTTTCAAAGCAATCACAATTACTGAGACGTACTACATATGCATAacaatttgataaaaaaaaatagttctcGAAACTGAGACGAGAACTctgaaaaatagaaagaaactatacaattttaGTGATGATGTACGTAAACCATCTTCTTCAAATATGGGCTTACATTGTTTTAATATTAgcaatgtatataaaatatataaatataggaTGCCTAAGTTTTctaatattttgattaattggACAATTAGTCAATGACCTGAAAAGATTGGATAAGATAAGGATAGGTAAAAGATTGCTATCtatccttttgtttttgttccttAAACATGCAGaatatttttcttgattttgtGTGTCCTTGTaaacagatatttttttttttttttttggtaaaatgttaaatattattacCAGATTTTCAATTTGAGACAGAAGTTACAAAGAGACAAGTAGCGGAGATGCgaaaattaaactaaacaaaGAGTCTAGCAGTGACAAATACTAACAGGAAAGAAACGAGAGACCAAAGCAACGAACATGACACCAACGAAGCAGTGAAGGACCCGAAGAAATAGGAGTGAGCGGAATGAGCAATAGGTTGCCGCGAGCTACCGAGAGAAAGGCGACCTCAAACCTTGATGCTACAGTTCCTACAGCTTCCAAGAGACTCGCTCATCAACACCTATCCACAGAATCACAAACTCGGACCTGCAAACCCGTTCAAAATTTCTCAGCCGGCGACACGAGAAGGAGTCCACAATCGACGATGCCGTCGTGCGGGATGAGTAGCTGAAGAATGTCGCCTCCAACCAACCCAACCCGGGACCGTGTACACCCATTTAACCCAGAAGCTCATATAGAGCAGCGAGACCGGTTGGGCACACCTCCTCCGACGAAGCAACCTTCGAACCAAGCTAGAAGACCGAAAGCCCAACTAGCACATATCCATAACTTAAGGAAACCACCACTTCCACAGAGCAAAAAATCACCGAATAGACacaggagagagagaaaggcaCACGGAGCGCCACACGCTGGACCTGAAACTGACTTCAAGGAGGAGCCTGACACCGCAAGCAAGGACGAATCCGAGCACTAACGGAGAAGACCACCACACCGTGCGCTGCCAGAAGAGAGACCTACAAGAAGAGCCGACGACCCACCTGCTGGACACTCCACGCACGACCGCCAGAGATCCACGGAGGAACCCGAAGCCAGAACAGAGAGAAACAATGGTCCAAAGACCACCGGCCTCAAACCCCAAAAGCACGCGACCACGCAGCCACGAAACCAAGGAAGACTTACCCAACAACTCCACGCCACCGAACTCGAAGGATACACCACCGAGGCAAGGAAAAACCCACCGGTCAGAGATCTGGAGCGTGACTGGAACGAACTCAGCGAGAAAAAGAAGCCGTCCTCAAACTCCATTGACTCTACCGAGATCACCGTAGATCTGCTACCAAGACCGCCGGATCTGGACCAGAAGATGCCATGGTTGAGACCAACCTCCGCCGaaagaacagaaacagagtGAACAGAGGTAAACGAGGGAGACAGAGAAAGGGAAAACAAAGGGGAGAGCCTCCGGCGACCGCCTAAGGGACGGCGGCGGCCACCGGGAGAAACAGATCTACTTTTCTAGGGTTTTCCTTTTTCCAGAGAGAGAAACAGATCTATTTCAAGAttggtttcaatttttttttttttttttttttttttttttttttttttttttttttaaacagataTAATAATGTAATATAGGTTGCATGACATTATATAATAACTGAATAAGTAGGTGCCATGTTGTCACTAGACATTTCAATATTCTATGTGTTTCTGTTTCTCACTTTTTTGGTTCAGTGTGTTTCTGTTTCTCACTTTTTTGGTTCATCAATTATTTGGTCTACGAGTCAAGCTTTTCTATATAGCAGATACAAAGGGACAAGCAGATCAAATATATGACATTTTCCAAGAATTAATTGTTTGGCGAAAAGTGAGTAAAATCCTAAAAGTAGAAACTATGTAATTAACAAATAAGATTATGATAATATGGCTTAAAAAAACACTTAGGAAACTCTAGATCAGGTATATAAAGTATATAAGCCAAAATGTGTTTAATAACAAGCTCGATTATTGACTTAGCTAACATTATTTCATTTGTTGGTACTTATGTTTTGCTACAAGTATATCCAAAGCTCTAATTATGGAGAGGTCTTATCGGCCAATAATTAATTGGCCACACCACTGTTCACATTATTtcgactatatatatatattaaaccagCCAATTGTAATTTCTATCGTTGGCAGAAAATCATGGAGGATGATATCCAACAATTTCACAGCTATATTACTCTACTACATTTTTGGTCTACTACGGTACTACcatatcataaatataaatatacttttgagTTTTGTTCCATTGCAGTATTCATATGGTCCATATGTAAATATACCGCAttggtcttcttcttttttatcaaAGACTGTTAGCTACCATGAATACTGCAATGGCAACAGagtagtatatatttatatttaaactacaATTAAAATTCATATTGAACACGATCTTATCTAGAATATTTATTCGCGATCCCACGTGTTTTGCTATGATCAGAAAATTGTCCAACATATTTACTAAGGGTGTAATTGTACATACCAAATAGCGATATAATTTGGTGGAAACATATTTTACTCTTGTTTCAGCTGCTTTTATGCCAATAAGGTGAaactttttctaattatttattattttttatgctGGTTACTATTCAAATAAGGGTAAAAAGAAAatgtatttagtttttttacgCTGGTTACATTTGTAAAGTGTAACGACTTGCGCTGGATATGacacttatttattttatttactctCATGTTTTTTCACTCagtttttttactttaattcactcccaattattttatttttaccaagCACACtctaattatatatgttatatatttcttttttgtaaaatatatgttctatattattattatttttttttttgaaaaaataagggttaaacccgggtcaatgatgacacaagcctaacccccgggtggaggtacagcccacggatagaccttctcctgggcattcaaatgagtcgaaagcaatggacccatatccgtgtggccagTGGGAATCGAACCCGGACCGTATTGAGGCCGAAGCTCTCTCAAGTACCACTAGGCTAACCCCACTGGTTTCTATATTATTATCTTGTTAGTTGGATAAtgcatttttcattttttccatAATACTAGTAATTATTATAAGTAGTAGTACAAAAGAtgcatttttcattttttccatAATACTAGTAATTATTATAAGTAGTAGTACAAAAgatgataatattattataagtagTAGTACAAAAGATGATAGTATACAATGTACGTACGCGTTGTAAAAAAACTGGCATCTTTTATCTATGTTTACATCAAGAGAATGAAGTGACCTGGATGACGTGTCAAGATATTGACATCTGAAAGATCCTTTCGAACTCAGATGATGTCCAGTGGGCCAACTTTTGCTGACAAGCGACATCACACCTATTATTGGCCCACGTCTTCTTTGTTAATTCTCCACAAAAATACATTCTATTATTACATTAATTAAAGGGATAATAAAATTATACTtgtaattatcatatttttaaaaaagtcatATCAATCAAACTGAGCACATACTTGAGTTAAAGGTGGaatgaataaagaaaacattaatCAGACGGAATTAACATTAATCACGGGCTTGAAAGTTGAGATACATATTCAGAAATGTTATGTCCAATACTCTCAAGAAAATTATCACACATTGCATTCGTTCACTTTTATCTAGTCTAAACTTTATAACAGGAcatttataaatacattataGCAATTATGATAATAAAATTGGATGATGTGAGAAATTcagtcaaaacaaaaacaaggatTATGTGATGTCCAatcgttttttttgttttttttcagaaataacaattttattttttactatttttggtTTCGAAACCCGTTCTTGTTTTATATCTgacaagaacaaaaaataaattagtggaaatttacaaaaagaaaaaacaaataatagtGGAAACAAATGAATCCCAAAATTACTAATAATGGTATTTATTTAACAGAACAATTAAGTGAATAAGTCACGTCTCTGTTTTAGTCCACGTGAAGTATCCCACGTGTCTATTTTACTGAATAAGAGGTGAAAGGTAATTGGACGTGTCATTCAGGTCTGGACAATCCAATAATACGAACACGGAGTCTGGGTTATGTTCCTCCGCGGACAATCCTACCAAGTCTTTTTACAGCAATACACCTAcggtagaacctctataaattaatactctctaaattaataatttttataaattaataaattttaccagTTCCAATTTGGACCGGTgtaaaatatgacataaatcgataaaataataagataataatatttttaaaactcccatgtaaatatatagtcccattaaaataataaattaataatttatctatatatatttttatataggtACAAACTaatgttggttttatattcacaatgaaaatacctctatttttttcttaacattttaatatatttgataatatttagtaaaactaTATCGAAAACCACATAACAattatatgaaacataaaaatatacaccatataa
The sequence above is drawn from the Raphanus sativus cultivar WK10039 chromosome 7, ASM80110v3, whole genome shotgun sequence genome and encodes:
- the LOC108817199 gene encoding uncharacterized protein LOC108817199 yields the protein MCFFEIRCDQNLTVVKMDVAWWMEAAPPQMIFPEKPSTCPVLETILEERETEEDDHT